A window of the Sphaerobacter thermophilus DSM 20745 genome harbors these coding sequences:
- a CDS encoding aspartate aminotransferase family protein, with protein sequence MPGHDLDPSALIPKVLSRYSPVVVDHAEGIYVWDIHGERWTDFTSGIAVTNTGHCHPRVVAAIREQAGKIIHAQANILAHEPMMRLAQLITETMPPSLNQVFFSNSGAEAIEGAIKLAKIATRRPAIISFRGAFHGRTHLAMALTSSRAKVRAHYEPLVPSIYRAPYPNPFRNPYNLPPDKAEDAYFADLEALFETEVLPDDVAAIIIEPMLGEGGYVVAPKGFMQRLRRLCDEHGILLIADEIQTGVGRSGTMWAFEQFGIVPDIVTVAKGIASGLPLSAVVASRDLMDRWAPGAHGGTYGGNAVACAAGVATFEVMRDEDLPGNAARIGQFLMSQLREMQSEFPVIGDVRGMGLMIGVEFVKPNGAPNGAAAQEVIRRAQERRTLLISAGTSDQVIRVIPPLVINQQQAEEFLDVFADAVKGVS encoded by the coding sequence ATGCCAGGTCACGACCTCGACCCGTCTGCATTGATCCCTAAGGTTCTGTCGCGGTACTCACCGGTCGTGGTGGACCACGCCGAGGGGATCTACGTGTGGGATATTCACGGCGAGCGGTGGACCGACTTCACGTCCGGCATCGCCGTAACCAACACCGGTCACTGCCATCCGCGCGTGGTGGCCGCGATCCGGGAGCAGGCCGGAAAGATCATCCACGCCCAGGCGAACATCCTGGCCCACGAGCCGATGATGCGCCTGGCTCAGCTCATCACCGAGACCATGCCGCCGTCGCTGAACCAGGTGTTTTTCAGCAACTCGGGCGCAGAGGCCATCGAGGGCGCCATCAAGCTGGCGAAGATCGCCACCCGCCGTCCGGCGATCATCTCCTTCCGTGGCGCGTTCCACGGGCGCACGCACCTCGCCATGGCCCTGACGTCTTCGCGGGCCAAGGTGCGCGCGCACTACGAACCGCTCGTCCCGTCCATCTACCGCGCGCCCTATCCCAACCCGTTCCGCAATCCCTACAACCTCCCGCCCGACAAGGCCGAGGACGCCTACTTCGCCGATCTGGAGGCGCTGTTCGAGACCGAGGTCCTGCCGGATGACGTCGCCGCCATCATCATCGAGCCGATGCTCGGTGAGGGCGGCTACGTGGTCGCACCGAAGGGCTTCATGCAGCGGCTACGCCGGCTGTGCGACGAGCACGGCATCCTGCTCATCGCCGACGAGATCCAGACCGGCGTCGGCCGCTCCGGCACGATGTGGGCCTTCGAGCAGTTCGGCATCGTCCCCGACATCGTGACGGTGGCGAAGGGGATTGCCTCCGGCCTTCCGCTCAGCGCCGTGGTCGCCTCCCGCGATCTGATGGACCGCTGGGCTCCGGGCGCGCACGGCGGCACCTACGGCGGCAACGCGGTTGCCTGCGCCGCCGGTGTGGCCACCTTCGAGGTCATGCGGGACGAGGATCTGCCGGGCAACGCCGCCCGTATCGGCCAGTTCCTGATGAGCCAGCTCCGCGAGATGCAGAGCGAGTTCCCGGTCATCGGGGATGTGCGCGGTATGGGACTGATGATCGGCGTCGAGTTCGTCAAGCCCAACGGGGCGCCGAACGGTGCCGCCGCCCAGGAGGTCATTCGCCGCGCCCAGGAGCGCCGCACCCTCCTCATCAGCGCCGGGACGAGCGACCAGGTCATCCGCGTCATCCCGCCGCTGGTCATCAACCAGCAGCAGGCGGAGGAGTTCCTGGACGTCTTCGCCGACGCGGTCAAGGGCGTCAGCTAG